One Porphyromonas pogonae genomic region harbors:
- a CDS encoding fimbrillin family protein: MKINTPGISLLILATAVFFSIQACSSEHTPEKPKVNLITSISGSYMKAPVLQESGAGNFTNGDKIKLLAATEKTTAAHLYTIGNTLYWDELDLPPITERVTFAAIYPNQNLDNEYKCQVDVRTASDKDPLIAAPITVPLNNTAPHQLKFAHAMHKLVINYKTDENYSSLDIKEIKTTLHNIAPVAIINVLKGGTEKTTEERADITLSGQNIVFMLPPQEVSETKFTLQIQGRTYTYQLPKTLPDNKTILNKIKANSMLKLDLTIKRNGVHFDSFIISGWDTQGEISDSITI; the protein is encoded by the coding sequence ATGAAGATTAATACACCCGGTATTTCATTACTAATTCTGGCAACAGCCGTCTTTTTCTCAATTCAAGCGTGCTCCTCTGAGCACACGCCGGAAAAACCCAAAGTAAATCTTATAACATCTATTTCGGGCTCATACATGAAAGCACCGGTGTTACAAGAATCGGGAGCGGGAAATTTTACTAACGGGGATAAGATCAAGCTATTGGCTGCAACCGAAAAAACAACCGCTGCTCATCTTTATACAATTGGCAACACATTATACTGGGACGAACTTGACCTGCCACCCATTACTGAGAGAGTAACTTTTGCTGCGATTTATCCCAATCAAAATCTCGATAATGAATATAAATGTCAAGTTGATGTTAGAACTGCCAGTGATAAAGATCCTCTCATCGCAGCACCTATCACTGTGCCCCTAAATAATACAGCGCCCCACCAGCTCAAGTTTGCTCATGCCATGCACAAACTCGTTATCAATTATAAAACTGATGAAAATTACTCCTCTTTAGATATTAAAGAAATAAAAACAACTCTCCATAATATAGCTCCCGTAGCAATAATCAATGTACTCAAAGGTGGCACAGAAAAAACTACTGAAGAACGTGCTGATATCACTTTGTCAGGCCAAAATATTGTATTCATGCTCCCACCCCAAGAGGTAAGCGAAACAAAATTCACCCTTCAAATCCAAGGACGTACTTATACCTATCAGCTCCCTAAAACTCTACCTGACAACAAAACAATTTTGAACAAAATAAAAGCCAACAGTATGCTGAAACTGGATCTTACCATCAAAAGAAATGGTGTCCATTTTGATTCTTTTATCATTTCAGGATGGGATACACAGGGAGAAATATCTGATTCTATCACTATTTAA
- a CDS encoding sugar transferase, translating into MFFKNIFDRVVSLFGLIILSPVLLIVALLIAIKMPGGPVIFKQKRVGQYGKLFTMVKFRSMTVSHQGSSISVAGEKRITPLGARLRKYKLDELPELWNVLKGEMSFVGPRPDVPGYADRLVGKDREVLKLKPGITGPASLKYRNEEEILACVPDPIKYNDEVIYPDKVKINLDYLHNWSFKNDILIILKTILG; encoded by the coding sequence ATGTTCTTTAAAAATATATTCGATCGTGTGGTGTCACTCTTTGGCTTGATTATTTTGAGTCCTGTTCTCTTAATAGTGGCATTGTTGATTGCAATTAAAATGCCTGGAGGTCCGGTGATCTTTAAACAGAAAAGAGTTGGGCAATATGGTAAGTTATTTACTATGGTAAAATTTCGCTCAATGACTGTTTCACATCAAGGTAGTTCAATATCTGTTGCCGGTGAAAAACGAATAACTCCTTTAGGAGCACGACTACGTAAATATAAATTGGATGAGCTACCTGAGCTATGGAATGTTTTGAAAGGAGAGATGAGTTTTGTGGGACCCAGGCCTGATGTCCCTGGTTACGCTGATAGGTTAGTCGGAAAAGATAGAGAAGTCCTGAAATTAAAACCTGGAATTACAGGGCCAGCAAGTCTTAAGTACAGAAATGAAGAGGAGATTTTGGCATGTGTCCCTGATCCGATAAAATATAACGATGAGGTAATATATCCTGATAAAGTAAAGATTAACTTAGATTACTTACACAATTGGTCATTCAAAAATGACATTCTTATAATCTTAAAAACTATTTTAGGATAA
- a CDS encoding porin family protein — protein MKKIFSLILIAGLSICGVHAQESNPIGLRVQAGLTLSMIKGFGDGTMHPGYTVGVSYDIPVNQYFSVRPGLRFINKGENTKYGDTKIKVSPSYLEMPIYATFTFETGCESNVYLGAGPYFAYGITGKAKASSGNIASGVTEIDLFSKHNNGDQKPFKNFDAGLSGVVGFEYSRFFIEGALQLGLAQVHNKDFSIAGSPLFTKNDTKSWMASALITAGFKF, from the coding sequence ATGAAAAAGATTTTCTCACTCATCCTGATTGCAGGTCTTAGTATCTGTGGCGTTCATGCACAAGAAAGTAATCCCATCGGCCTACGTGTCCAAGCCGGTCTGACTTTATCAATGATCAAAGGCTTTGGTGATGGCACTATGCACCCCGGTTACACCGTAGGAGTATCATATGATATACCCGTCAATCAATATTTCTCAGTCCGTCCGGGATTGCGTTTTATCAATAAAGGTGAAAATACAAAATACGGAGATACTAAAATTAAAGTAAGTCCTTCTTATCTTGAGATGCCTATTTATGCCACATTCACTTTTGAGACAGGCTGTGAGAGTAATGTATATTTGGGAGCAGGCCCATATTTCGCCTATGGCATTACTGGTAAAGCCAAAGCCTCTTCAGGCAATATCGCATCGGGAGTTACCGAAATAGATCTCTTCTCAAAGCACAATAATGGAGATCAAAAACCATTCAAAAACTTCGATGCAGGACTTTCAGGAGTTGTAGGATTCGAATACAGCCGATTCTTCATCGAAGGAGCATTACAGCTGGGACTTGCACAGGTTCACAACAAAGATTTCAGCATTGCGGGCTCACCTCTTTTCACCAAAAACGATACCAAGTCATGGATGGCTTCGGCTTTGATTACCGCAGGATTTAAATTTTAA
- a CDS encoding UDP-N-acetylglucosamine 4,6-dehydratase family protein has product MMVNVYHRVINPITFKRSAWVYGDMGRSISLITFLNNGFLAPYAPTRVIARGEHKRNGMRINDVPVRGFDSMEDIDAMMSQGKPNMIIFPDFASVKRESDELVEYCLKNNIEMMVAPDYEKMTDPAHARKRIREIRIEDLLGRNVITLPMESVKNQLEGKVVMVTGAAGSIGSEIARQLSKMNLKELILFDNAESPLHNIRLELESSGSNVKFHPVIGDIRASKRLKYIFEKYHPQYIFHAAAYKHVPLMEENPCESIGVNVKGTRQLALYAIEYGVEKFVMVSTDKAVNPTNVMGATKRVAEMMVQTLDAEIKKSGKESTKFITTRFGNVLGSNGSVIPLFRKQIEEGGPVTVTHPDIIRYFMTIPEACSLVLEAGTMGKGGEIFAFDMGQPMKIDTLARRMIKLAGFVPDVDIPIVYSGLRPGEKLYEEVLNEEETTMPTPNPKIRIAQVRECDPQEVTRCVDAMIDAAKRIEVMESVKAIKELVPEYLSKNSPYEVLDKKQK; this is encoded by the coding sequence ATGATGGTAAATGTGTATCACCGGGTAATCAATCCTATTACGTTCAAGAGAAGTGCTTGGGTTTATGGAGACATGGGACGAAGCATATCACTCATAACCTTTTTAAATAATGGCTTTTTGGCTCCTTATGCTCCTACACGAGTTATTGCCAGAGGCGAACATAAACGTAATGGTATGCGTATCAATGATGTGCCCGTAAGAGGCTTTGATTCTATGGAAGACATTGATGCAATGATGAGTCAGGGAAAGCCTAACATGATTATTTTCCCGGATTTTGCTTCGGTAAAAAGAGAAAGTGATGAATTGGTGGAATACTGCCTTAAGAACAACATAGAGATGATGGTGGCTCCTGATTATGAAAAAATGACTGATCCTGCCCATGCTCGTAAACGTATCCGTGAAATACGCATTGAAGACTTATTGGGCAGAAACGTGATAACTCTGCCGATGGAAAGTGTGAAAAACCAACTCGAAGGTAAGGTAGTAATGGTAACCGGTGCTGCCGGATCTATAGGTAGTGAAATCGCTCGTCAGCTATCCAAAATGAATCTCAAAGAATTGATTCTTTTTGATAATGCAGAAAGTCCATTGCATAATATTAGATTGGAATTGGAGTCTTCAGGAAGTAATGTGAAATTTCATCCTGTGATAGGAGATATAAGAGCTTCTAAAAGGTTGAAATATATTTTTGAAAAATATCATCCGCAATATATTTTCCACGCAGCTGCCTATAAGCATGTGCCTCTCATGGAAGAAAATCCATGCGAATCGATAGGTGTGAATGTAAAAGGAACACGTCAGCTGGCTTTGTACGCAATAGAATACGGTGTGGAGAAGTTTGTAATGGTTTCTACAGACAAGGCCGTGAATCCAACCAATGTTATGGGTGCAACCAAGCGTGTAGCTGAGATGATGGTACAAACACTCGATGCGGAGATAAAGAAGTCCGGTAAAGAATCTACTAAATTTATCACTACTCGCTTTGGGAATGTCTTAGGTTCTAATGGCTCTGTAATACCCTTATTTAGAAAACAGATTGAAGAGGGTGGCCCCGTAACAGTAACACATCCCGATATCATCCGCTATTTTATGACTATCCCGGAGGCTTGTAGCCTTGTTTTGGAAGCCGGAACTATGGGAAAGGGAGGTGAGATTTTTGCTTTTGATATGGGGCAACCAATGAAAATCGACACATTGGCCAGACGTATGATCAAGTTGGCGGGATTTGTTCCTGATGTGGATATTCCTATTGTATACAGTGGCTTGAGACCGGGTGAAAAACTGTATGAAGAAGTGCTTAATGAGGAGGAAACTACTATGCCTACACCCAATCCTAAGATACGTATTGCTCAAGTGAGAGAGTGTGACCCGCAAGAAGTAACACGTTGCGTCGATGCTATGATTGACGCAGCCAAAAGAATAGAAGTCATGGAATCAGTAAAAGCGATCAAAGAGCTGGTTCCTGAATATTTGAGTAAAAACTCGCCTTACGAAGTGCTGGACAAAAAGCAGAAGTAA
- a CDS encoding ATP-binding protein, translated as MKFYNRTKEIAELQRIKEMVYNDHSKLTVITGRRRIGKTSLILNALKDDLIVYLFVSRKSEADLCGSFCAEIEKQLAVFVPKMDSFIEVFRFLLEQAKIKTFTLVIDEFQEFVNINESIYSEIQNYWDQYRTVTKMNFIVSGSIYSLMTKIFQDNKEPLFGRADAMMKLSPFTTSVLKEIMSDYKPDSTNDELLALYTYTGGIPKYVELLVDNKALTIPKMIKYICQSDSPFIDEGRNLLIQEFGKKYGNYFSILDAISSGMNTQSQIEAFMGEKSIGGQLSKLETVYEVIKKQRPIFAKEGSQTVRYEVSDNFLRFWFRYIERNRTLIELGNYEGLARLISNDYPTYSGKTLELYFKQKMQEGFEYRAIGSWWEPKGSQYEVDIVAIGLDDKKAFVVEVKRQKKNFKPQLLEAKIAVLKTKVLNKYEIDCTCWDITDM; from the coding sequence ATGAAATTCTATAATCGCACAAAAGAGATAGCTGAATTACAGCGAATAAAAGAGATGGTATACAATGACCACTCTAAACTAACCGTGATAACAGGCCGGCGTAGAATAGGTAAAACATCGCTTATACTCAATGCTCTGAAAGATGACCTGATAGTATATCTTTTCGTGAGCCGAAAAAGCGAGGCAGATTTATGTGGTAGTTTTTGTGCTGAAATAGAGAAGCAGTTAGCTGTTTTTGTTCCGAAGATGGACTCTTTTATCGAGGTATTTCGATTTCTACTGGAACAGGCCAAGATTAAAACGTTTACGTTGGTGATTGATGAATTTCAGGAATTTGTCAATATCAACGAGTCTATTTATAGCGAAATTCAGAACTACTGGGATCAATACCGTACAGTAACAAAAATGAACTTCATCGTCAGTGGTTCGATATATTCTTTGATGACCAAAATATTTCAAGATAACAAAGAGCCCTTATTTGGACGTGCCGATGCGATGATGAAGCTCTCACCTTTTACGACTTCTGTATTGAAGGAGATCATGAGCGATTATAAGCCCGATAGTACAAATGATGAATTACTAGCCCTATACACCTATACGGGTGGAATACCTAAGTATGTGGAGCTATTGGTGGATAATAAAGCCTTGACAATCCCTAAAATGATAAAATATATCTGCCAGAGCGACTCTCCGTTTATTGATGAAGGGCGTAATCTTCTAATTCAAGAGTTTGGAAAAAAATACGGCAACTACTTCTCGATATTGGATGCTATCTCTTCGGGGATGAATACCCAATCGCAAATAGAGGCATTTATGGGCGAGAAAAGTATAGGCGGTCAGTTGAGTAAGTTAGAGACGGTGTATGAGGTAATCAAAAAGCAAAGACCTATTTTTGCAAAGGAGGGCTCTCAAACTGTACGATATGAGGTATCGGATAACTTCCTGCGTTTTTGGTTCAGATACATAGAGAGAAATAGAACGCTGATAGAGCTTGGGAACTACGAAGGGCTGGCTCGGTTGATTAGTAACGATTACCCTACCTATTCGGGCAAGACTCTTGAGTTGTACTTTAAACAAAAGATGCAAGAGGGTTTTGAATATAGAGCAATCGGTTCATGGTGGGAGCCAAAAGGGTCACAGTATGAAGTAGATATTGTAGCTATTGGATTGGATGATAAAAAGGCATTTGTCGTCGAAGTGAAACGTCAAAAGAAAAATTTCAAACCTCAATTACTTGAGGCGAAGATAGCCGTTTTGAAAACTAAAGTGCTAAACAAATATGAGATTGACTGTACATGTTGGGATATTACAGATATGTAA
- a CDS encoding DegT/DnrJ/EryC1/StrS family aminotransferase — protein sequence MKERIWLSLADMGGHEQKFIQEAFDTNWVVPLGPNVNGFEKDLVGFLDQNKNVVALSAGTAALHLALVMLDVKAGDEVICQSFTFSASANPIAYQGATPVFVDSEPYTWNMCPKALREAIEDRLRQTGKKPKAIIPVHLYGMPAKMDEIMAIAKEYDIPVVEDAAEAIGSEYKGRKCGTFGRFGVLSFNGNKMITTSGGGALVCSSESDAQRIMFFATQARENAPHYQHEHIGYNYRMSNICAGIGRGQMIVLDQHIQRRRAIHKLYIHLLSDVKGIQVMDNPSSDFDSNFWLTCITINPQEAAFTREDLRLKLEEENIESRPLWKPMHLQPVFHSAPFYGDGTSEKLFDNGLCLPSGSKLTDNDIERVVSVIRNLLK from the coding sequence ATGAAAGAGCGTATATGGCTTTCGCTTGCCGATATGGGCGGTCATGAGCAGAAGTTTATTCAAGAAGCATTCGACACAAATTGGGTTGTTCCACTAGGACCCAATGTCAATGGATTTGAAAAAGACTTAGTAGGTTTTTTAGATCAAAATAAAAATGTAGTTGCCTTGAGTGCCGGTACAGCAGCTCTTCATTTGGCTTTAGTAATGCTTGATGTCAAAGCAGGAGATGAAGTTATCTGTCAAAGCTTCACTTTTTCTGCGAGTGCCAACCCCATAGCTTATCAAGGTGCTACTCCGGTCTTCGTTGATAGCGAACCCTACACTTGGAACATGTGTCCAAAGGCTTTGAGAGAAGCTATTGAGGATAGGCTGCGACAAACCGGAAAAAAACCTAAAGCCATCATTCCGGTACATCTTTATGGCATGCCCGCAAAAATGGATGAGATTATGGCTATTGCCAAAGAATATGATATTCCTGTCGTAGAAGATGCTGCCGAAGCCATTGGATCGGAATACAAAGGAAGAAAATGTGGTACTTTTGGCCGTTTCGGAGTACTTTCTTTCAATGGTAACAAAATGATTACTACATCAGGTGGTGGAGCATTGGTCTGTTCGAGTGAATCAGATGCCCAGCGCATTATGTTCTTTGCTACCCAAGCTCGAGAGAACGCTCCTCACTACCAGCATGAGCATATAGGATACAATTATAGGATGAGCAATATCTGTGCCGGTATAGGACGTGGCCAGATGATTGTGCTCGATCAGCATATCCAGCGCAGAAGAGCTATTCACAAGCTTTATATCCATTTGCTCTCAGATGTCAAGGGGATTCAGGTTATGGACAATCCTTCTTCTGACTTTGATTCCAACTTTTGGCTCACCTGTATCACTATCAATCCTCAAGAAGCAGCTTTCACTCGTGAAGATTTAAGACTAAAGCTTGAAGAAGAGAATATAGAGAGCAGACCTTTATGGAAGCCTATGCACCTACAACCGGTCTTCCATAGTGCACCTTTCTATGGAGATGGCACCAGCGAAAAGCTATTCGATAATGGGCTATGTTTACCCAGCGGATCCAAACTAACAGATAATGATATCGAAAGAGTTGTCTCAGTAATAAGGAATCTATTGAAATAA
- a CDS encoding fimbrillin family protein (This family includes IgM or IgG-cleaving cysteine proteases.) translates to MFRYKRISLAFFSILAFISCSQEDKNAPQVSDPSSERIQISTSITQGKMSPSMRVTSHQDGTGMFDENDQITCFTDSKSHPWQSHLLTLEKGQWTPNLYWNATATTDEKVNFHAYYPAFKTPAGKETSFYVSADQTNLQGFTASDLLGATCSAGVSQEVVLRFNHLMSHVEVSLQSNDKSFTEAQLNDASVEIKSYLGGKLLLSQNQVGETDASRLEWVKSYKRNGVYSTILFPQPFSLLKEKEDDDDGWIRIKIDNQTILYQAAGSLNGKRFDALQSGHSIKIKLNLQRKQKEAEPIEVSEDVRNKTLWVYGLNMPQNHDWKDGLDWKAEYGWFDCNKSYPQKGGADANLCWAASAADMIHWFLKNNESNIKKYEEISKKKFRGPTLYKDHTHSDVFDWFKKMHPNNGGDTDNGINHFMLGAYISPGAIYNGEVDTIKAGFLYDITGGVNLVTATKRISIRNGMNRQTFNQEIKKALLNKKAIGFSVPRHAMAIWGADFDADENVSAIYYVDNNDTGSGGKLWRKRICFKNNETYMESAVEGYFSFPIIRLVFLELGDKLWKDYFDKHQPS, encoded by the coding sequence GTGTTTAGATACAAAAGAATATCTCTTGCATTTTTTTCCATCTTAGCTTTTATCAGTTGTTCTCAAGAAGACAAGAATGCTCCTCAAGTTTCAGATCCTTCTTCCGAAAGGATACAGATTTCTACATCCATTACTCAGGGAAAGATGTCTCCATCAATGAGAGTAACCTCTCATCAGGATGGAACGGGCATGTTTGATGAAAATGATCAAATCACATGCTTTACGGACTCCAAATCACATCCATGGCAAAGTCATCTACTAACTTTAGAAAAAGGGCAATGGACTCCCAATCTTTATTGGAATGCTACGGCAACAACCGACGAGAAAGTAAATTTTCATGCCTATTATCCCGCATTCAAGACTCCCGCAGGTAAGGAAACTTCGTTTTATGTCTCTGCTGACCAAACAAACCTTCAAGGCTTTACCGCTTCTGATCTATTAGGGGCTACTTGCTCGGCAGGGGTATCCCAAGAGGTTGTGCTAAGATTCAACCATCTCATGAGCCATGTAGAGGTATCCCTCCAAAGCAATGACAAAAGTTTTACGGAAGCTCAGCTCAATGATGCCTCTGTCGAAATCAAATCTTACCTCGGAGGTAAACTTCTATTATCACAAAATCAAGTGGGAGAAACTGATGCATCTCGTTTGGAATGGGTAAAAAGCTATAAAAGAAACGGTGTATATTCAACAATACTGTTTCCGCAACCATTCTCACTACTCAAAGAAAAAGAAGACGATGATGATGGCTGGATACGGATAAAAATAGATAACCAAACCATATTGTATCAGGCTGCCGGCTCTCTCAACGGCAAAAGGTTCGATGCGTTGCAAAGCGGCCATAGCATCAAAATTAAATTGAATCTGCAAAGAAAGCAGAAAGAAGCAGAACCCATCGAAGTATCGGAAGATGTGCGCAACAAAACCCTGTGGGTATATGGTCTCAATATGCCACAAAACCACGACTGGAAAGATGGGCTTGACTGGAAAGCGGAATATGGTTGGTTCGATTGTAACAAATCATATCCTCAAAAAGGAGGAGCCGATGCCAATCTCTGCTGGGCTGCTTCCGCTGCTGATATGATACACTGGTTTCTTAAGAATAACGAGTCAAACATCAAAAAATATGAAGAGATAAGTAAGAAAAAATTCAGAGGCCCTACTCTCTATAAGGATCATACACATAGTGATGTTTTTGATTGGTTCAAGAAAATGCATCCTAACAATGGAGGAGATACAGATAATGGGATCAATCACTTTATGCTTGGGGCATATATTAGTCCGGGAGCAATTTATAACGGAGAAGTAGATACTATTAAAGCGGGTTTTTTATATGATATTACAGGTGGCGTCAACTTAGTTACAGCAACAAAGCGAATCTCTATACGAAATGGAATGAATAGGCAAACTTTTAATCAAGAGATAAAAAAGGCATTACTCAATAAAAAAGCCATTGGCTTCTCTGTGCCAAGACATGCCATGGCAATATGGGGTGCAGACTTCGATGCAGACGAAAATGTGTCTGCTATTTACTATGTTGATAATAATGATACCGGTAGCGGGGGAAAATTGTGGAGAAAAAGAATTTGCTTTAAAAACAACGAAACCTATATGGAAAGCGCTGTAGAAGGGTATTTCTCTTTCCCTATAATAAGACTGGTATTCTTAGAATTAGGCGATAAACTGTGGAAAGACTATTTCGACAAACATCAGCCCTCTTAG